Proteins from one Oenanthe melanoleuca isolate GR-GAL-2019-014 chromosome 1, OMel1.0, whole genome shotgun sequence genomic window:
- the LOC130259854 gene encoding LOW QUALITY PROTEIN: serine/threonine-protein kinase pim-1-like (The sequence of the model RefSeq protein was modified relative to this genomic sequence to represent the inferred CDS: deleted 2 bases in 1 codon): MDLTSKIDDFPSPSPGPIAGSSPGSGPGSSRGPRRAHAARPLPPPPLRLPRPELRRGPGRVGMPGPGRSGRSGTVSGPGPGADSRVSPAGKSQEALQERYRMGSLLGSGGFGSVFSGTRLADGAPVAIKRVPRDRIRHWGELPNGARAPLEIVLLDKVSTGFRGVIQLLEWFELPSCFLLVLERPERCQDLSDFIVARRFLPEEEARGLFRQVLEAVRHCSSCGVLHRDIKPANIIIDLDSGQLKLIDFGCGTFLQDTVYTQFAGTPSYSPPEWTYHKRYHGEAATIWSLGILLYQMVCGKHPFKKGRSFMRGKLKFPQRLSQECQDIISWCLSMRSSDRPSVEDLFYDPWLQDVHLP; the protein is encoded by the exons ATGGATCTCACCTCTAAGATCGATGACTT ccccagccccagccccggccccatCGCGGGCTCAAGCCCCGGCTCCGGCCCCGGCTCCTCCCGGGGCCCGCGGAGGGCACACGCggcgcggccgctcccgccgcccccgctGCGGCTCCCCCGGCCCGAGCTCCGCCGGGGCCCGGGGCGGGTGGGGATGCCCGGCCCAGGACGCTCG GGGCGGTCGGGGACCGTGTCTggccccgggcccggcgctgACAGCCGCGTGTCGCCCGCAGGGAAGTCGCAGGAGGCGTTGCAGGAGCGGTACCGGATGGGTTCTCTGCTGGGCAGCGGCGGCTTCGGCAGCGTCTTCTCGGGCACCCGGCTCGCGGACGGCGCCCCG GTGGCCATCAAGCGCGTGCCGCGGGATCGCATCCGGCACTGGGGCGAGCTG CCCAACGGCGCCCGTGCGCCCCTGGAGATCGTGCTGCTGGACAAGGTGTCCACTGGCTTCCGTGGAGTCATTCAGCTGCTGGAGTGGTTTGAGCTTCCCAGCTGCTTCTTGTTGGTGCTGGAGCGTCCGGAGCGATGTCAGGACCTCTCTGATTTCATCGTGGCTCGGAGGTTCCTGCCGGAGGAGGAGGCGCGGGGGCTGTTCCGCCAGGTGCTGGAGGCCGTGcggcactgcagcagctgcggGGTCCTGCACAGAGACATCAAACCGGCCAACATAATCATCGACCTGGACAGCGGGCAGCTCAAACTGATTGACTTTGGCTGTGGCACCTTCCTCCAGGACACAGTCTACACCCAGTTTGCAG GAACACCATCCTACAGCCCCCCAGAATGGACCTACCATAAACGCTACCACGGCGAGGCAGCAACGATCTGGTCCCTGGGTATCCTGCTGTACCAGATGGTCTGCGGGAAGCACCCGTTCAAGAAGGGCCGGAGCTTCATGCGGGGCAAGCTCAAGTTCCCACAACGGCTCTCTCAAG AGTGCCAAGATATTATCAGTTGGTGTTTATCCATGCGCTCCTCGGACAGGCCATCTGTGGAAGATCTCTTCTATGACCCTTGGCTGCAGGATGTTCATCTGCCCTAG